TATCATGAAAGTACTACAAAACAAGATTTTGCTGgtcaaaaataatcattttatttttcgcggtccttcaaaaaatattctagtCAAAATAAGTCAGTATAACCACTCTAGCACAATATGGTTTGCAGacgtatttattaattataataatcatCTAATCATCTAAAAGTAATAATAGTTTTCGATTTTCTCTCTCCTCTCaatctccaaaaatttcaACCCTCAAATTCGCAGCTCTGAAACTCCCGCGCGGCGCGACTAGATCGATAAAGCAGGAACCTCTGCCTGTTGTGTACATCCGCGGCGCAGTGTAATTCGTCTAATCGCATTCCAAGTGACCCGGTGCTTCTTACAAAAATGCAGTAACTTCCATCCCTAAAAAATAAGTCACATCATCCCTATTTTGTCGACAAATTCCTTGAAGAATCCACAGGATCTGTGCAGTGCAATCGAACACAATCAACCGCCATAACCTCGCGTCAGTTCAGTCGTTTCATGCCTCTCCATTGAATCACTGCTCTCAATTATTATCACCTCCATTGACTCACCAGTCCCAAATATTTCAAAGATTGGTGCAATCGACTCAGTCAGCGATCGCAAAGTGATGGTGTTTAATTCCGGGGAAATGCCAAACATACGTAATGGAATAGTGACAATAAGTGAACATTTTGCCCAGTGGAAACAAAACAAAGTGAAATAGCCACTGGTAATAGTTTCCAGCTAGCTAAAATTATTACAACACTTAGAATCGAATAGTTTCCAATAAACAAATCCCCCTCTccctatttttatattttgtacAGTGAGACACAACACTGAGGCTAGGTAGAACTTCCTTAACCTCTTTTCCATCTCGGTAAATCAGTCCTGAATAAATTCCCCACACGTGCAATAAAAGATAATAAATCTCATCAAAATGAGACTAGTGGACTCCTCTAAACTTCATGAGCTTCAATCCCAGCCATCGCACATCCGCAACATCTGCATCTTGGCGCACGTGGATCATGGTAAGACCACTCTAGCTGATTCTCTGGTAGCTTCCAATGGAATAATTTCGAACAAGCTGGCAGGTAAACTTCGTTACCTGGACAGTCGTCACGACGAACAGCAGCGAGGTATAACCATGAAGTCCAGTTCAATAGCCCTGTATCACACCCACAACGAGGAAGAGTATCTTGTCAATATCATTGACTCTCCAGGTCACGTTGATTTTGCCTCAGAGGTATCAACAGCTGTACGTCTTTGTGATGGTGCTATTGTTGTGGTGGACGTTGTCGAGGGGGTCTGCCCCCAGACAAGATCAGCACTATCAATGACTTATGTTGAGGGATTGAAACCAGTATTGGTgctgaataaaattgatagATTGATAACAGAGATGAAGCTTCAACCCCTGGATGCTTATGTCCACTTGAATCAGGTTCTTGAACAGGTGAACGCTGTGATGGGAGAAATATTTGCGAGTGACATTATGGAACGGGAGGAAAAAGAGGATATGGATCATCAGGAGCAAAATTCAAAGCCTGATGGCTCCAGCGATTGGCAATCAGTGCTGTTGGAGACTGATGATTCGaatctttatttctctccagAGCAGGGAAATGTGCTGTTTACCAGTGCTGTCGATGGCTGGGGATTCCAAATCTCCAATTTCGCCAAGATGTTTTCGGAAAAATTAGGATTCAGTGAGAAGGTACTGCTCAAGACACTGTGGGGCGACTACTATCTCAATATgaaagcgaaaaaaattgtcaagggCGCCCAGGAGAAGGCGAAGAAACCTCTATTTGTCTCGTTAATTCTGGAGAACTTGTGGACGCTCTATGACACTGTGGTTACTAGGAAGGATAAAGAGAAGATGTTGAGCAtggtagaaaaattgaatgtcaaACTAACAACTAGGGATTTAAGGCTCACAGACGTTAAGGCTCAACTTCGGACAATCTGCTGTCAATGGTTACCACTTTCAAAATCCTGCCTCGATGTTGTCTGTAATAAAGTTCCATCACCTCTCGGTCTCTCGTCGGAGAAAATCGAGCGTCTGATGAGTGGATATTCAGAACTCTCTTCCTTACCTGTGGAAACCCAGAGACTAAAAGAAGCTTTTTTGAAGTGTGATTCATCTCCAGAGGCTCCCATAATCGCGTTCATTTCCAAAATGTTTTCTGTGGAACGTAAAATCCTACCGGAATTTAAGACCAAGCCATTGACACAGGAGGAGTTGATCAGACGTCGGGAAATCGTGAGACAGCGGCATGCCAGTAAATTAGAACAGGAGCAAAATCAGAATTCAATTCAGAACGAGCACCCAGAGTCTCCTTCGTCTTCTTCGTCTTCTGCATCGCCCTCAAGTCACCCGGACCTACCACCCAGGGACGTGGAAGAGGAGACTCCGTCTGAAGATGAGTGTGATGCAGTCAAAGAGAATCCTCTCATAGCCTTTGCGAGAGTTTACTCAGGGACATTGACAGAAGGCTGTGAGGTTTTAATTCTAGGACCCAAACACAATCCTCGAAAAGTTctggagagaaagagagcagGTGAATTAGTAGAACCGGCTGAGTCCCTGAAGGATCTTAAGTCAGGTTGGCACGTGACTAAAGT
This DNA window, taken from Diachasmimorpha longicaudata isolate KC_UGA_2023 chromosome 8, iyDiaLong2, whole genome shotgun sequence, encodes the following:
- the LOC135164969 gene encoding elongation factor-like GTPase 1 yields the protein MRLVDSSKLHELQSQPSHIRNICILAHVDHGKTTLADSLVASNGIISNKLAGKLRYLDSRHDEQQRGITMKSSSIALYHTHNEEEYLVNIIDSPGHVDFASEVSTAVRLCDGAIVVVDVVEGVCPQTRSALSMTYVEGLKPVLVLNKIDRLITEMKLQPLDAYVHLNQVLEQVNAVMGEIFASDIMEREEKEDMDHQEQNSKPDGSSDWQSVLLETDDSNLYFSPEQGNVLFTSAVDGWGFQISNFAKMFSEKLGFSEKVLLKTLWGDYYLNMKAKKIVKGAQEKAKKPLFVSLILENLWTLYDTVVTRKDKEKMLSMVEKLNVKLTTRDLRLTDVKAQLRTICCQWLPLSKSCLDVVCNKVPSPLGLSSEKIERLMSGYSELSSLPVETQRLKEAFLKCDSSPEAPIIAFISKMFSVERKILPEFKTKPLTQEELIRRREIVRQRHASKLEQEQNQNSIQNEHPESPSSSSSSASPSSHPDLPPRDVEEETPSEDECDAVKENPLIAFARVYSGTLTEGCEVLILGPKHNPRKVLERKRAGELVEPAESLKDLKSGWHVTKVKITKLYLMMGRELEAVSTVPAGNVLGIGGLEDHVLKTATISTEIMCPSFSELTSLSVPILRVALEPKHPNDLQSLITGLKLLNQADACALMHIQETGEIVLNTAGEVHLERCLEDLKTKYAKVEINVSEPIVSFRETVVPPPTVDMVNEAIEQKTEEVKLEFWTPNRQCCFEIDATPLPEKVTKLIENNSELIKEMDSHWERFGKNGLNDELSLAGLTLEEVELGERNKKAIEEMKQELKAAFDEAGWEHVLENIWSFGPRKCGPNILLNRTDYKRRAFWEWQIKGSNDPRAAFDSSFINGFQLATLAGPLCEEPMMGVCFIVKKWEIYDDASSESGPSHGHLGGQLMSACKEACRRALSLRRPRLVTPMYSCNVLVNSDVLGKLYAVFGKRQGRIIAADTTGFGGQFRVHAILPVPESFQLARELRTQTSGLASPQLIFSHWEVIEQDPFWIPSTEEEYLHFGEKGDSTNRAKMYIDAVRKRKGLSVDSQLVTHGEKQRTLSKKK